CAATAGACTGTCCTCACTCTTGATCAATTTTATGCACTTAAATAGGCCATGTCATGTTTTTGCACATCAGACTGGAAAAATTACTAAGATAGGTGGTATCCAGAGTTGACGAGGTTTGGAGAAACAGGTTCAGTCATTTGTGGAAGTATAAGCTTAGACATCTTTTTGGAAGGATAATTAGGCAGCATCCACCCAAATTCAGAATATCTGAGCCTTGTGAATCCTTAATCCTTTTAGAAATCTACCTTACAGAAATATGAGCACTAGAGTAGAGCAATGCAAGTCAAGCATATTTCCTGTAGGATTAtctacaaaagcaaaacaaagaaaataaatgagacagccatcaaaaattcaaaaattagaaaCCAGAATgatagtacaatttttttttcatttaaaacaagTTTATTTAAACAAGATGCTTAACTTGAAGGGAAAACTAGgattcttctttgttttgttttaatttatctcTACTTAAAGACAGATTGCCCAGACAGCTACGtacacaaaagtataaaattgTCCTTGGTTTTACaatgataaatgaaaaacattaaaattctcCAATTGAACAAGGTATgcaaggatttttgtttttttgctaaaaCAATGAGAGCAAAATAACTTACTGGAATATAAACCTAAGAGCCAAATGAGCATGCCACTAATGGAGAAAATGGGGTATTTTCACAGAATCAGTATTTTTCCCCATCCCGTCTCCATCTGATGTCAATCAAAACATACCATTGGCtgtttggtaaaaaaaaaaaatgcaatgcttGTGCACATACACCAGTTACTTTATGTACaataaagaaatggggaaaggggaaatgaaagagaaaactaCTGTAGTAGCCAGGATGTGGTGGAACCAAAGTGCAGTTTTCTAATTGCGAATGTAATGTTGGCCTTTAAAGAACAGAGTTCTGGAGTAAAGAACCAGGTTCTTTTCAGCAAACACCTCCTGCCTGCTGTTGGAACACATCAATTGTATCTTCATTCTCCATTTCCAACTGTGCAGGTGTATCTGCTTCGTTGATGGGTTGGTTGCCCATCAAATCAATCTGATCTGCCTCATTGACAATCCCTGTCATTCACAATAGGCTTTCATTAGTTTATTAAGTGGTGTGTGTCTGTTAATCTTAAAGTGCACCAAGGAAACACCCTGCCCCACCACCTTCAAATTAATATGATCATTGTTCTCAGTCTTGACTGCTTCCTCGCGCTTTTCGTCGGCCATGGGGAGCGCCGGAGTCTCCTGAGCTGCCCCTTCATAAAACAGGTATCAGGTTCACACCGAATTGTGTTTGGGATTTGTGAGTTCTTGGTCTCACCAACTTCAAGAATCAAGCCACAGACCCTAGCGGTGAGTGTTAACAGTTCTTATGGGCGgtatgtccggagtttgttccttttgatgttcggatgtgtttggtttcttctttctggtggattcgtggtctcgctggtgcaggagtgaagctgcaggctTTCACggtcagtgttacagctcttaaaggggcgtttctggagttgtttgttcttcCTGGTGGGCTTGTAGTCTGGATGGCTTCAGAAGAGAAGCCACAAATTTTTACGGTGAATGTTACAGcccataaaggcagtgtggacccaaagagtaagCAATAACAAGATTTTtcacaaagagcaaaagaacaaagcctctaCAACATGGAAGCGCACCCCAGCGGGttaccactgctggctggggcagcctgcttttattctcttatctggcttcacccacatcctgctgattggtccatttcacagagagccgattggtctgttttacagagagctgattggtccattttgacagggtgctgattggtgcgtttacaatccctaagctagacacaaaagttctccaggtccccactagattagctagatacagagtgtccactggtgtatttacaaaccctgagctagatacagagtgccgattggtgcattcacaaaccctgagctagatacagggtgctgattggtgtgtttacaaaccttgagctagaatCAGAGTGCTGAtcggtgtatttacaatcccttagctagacataaagattctccaagtccccaccagactcaggagcccagctggcttcacccagtggatcccgcacggGGGCAGCAGGTGGAACTGCCTGCCAGTCCCAAGCCctgtgcccgcactcctcagcccttgggcagtcaaTGGGACTGGACGCCGTGGAGCAGGGCCAGGCAATGGtcagggaggcagctaaggccgggCGAGAAAtccagcacagcagctgctggctgaCCCGGGTGTTAAGCCCCTGACTACCCCTGCCGGTAGGCTGGccgctccgagtgcagggcccgccgagcccacgcccacccggaactcgagCTGGCCCGCAAGAACCacgcgcagccctggttcccacccgtgcctctccctccacacctccctgcaagctgagggagctggcttcGGTCTTGGcaagcccagaaaggggctcccacagtgcagcagcgggctgaagggctcctcaagcacggcCAGTGTGGGTGCCAAGGCTGAGGAGGCGCCAAGAGAGAGCGAGGGCTGCGaggctgccagcacactgtcacctctcagagTGAGCATACAAGCAGCACCAAGGGCAGCAGAGGAAGCAATAGTAAAATTTCTCAATAAATccaaaagctagttctttgaaaaaaaaaaaaaaaaaaatatatatatatatatatatatacacacacacatatatataggctgggcatggtggctcacgcctgtaatcccagcactttgggaggctggaggcgggcggatcatgaggtcaggagatcgagaccatcctggctaacccagtgaaaccccgtctctactaaaaatacaaaaaattagctgggcgtagtggcgggcgcctgtagtcccagctactctggaggctgaggcaggctaatggcgtgaacctgggaggcggagcttgcagtgagctgagatcacgccactgcactccagcctgggcgacagagccagacttcatctcaaaaaaaaaaaaagaaaaaacaaccaaaacaaacagacatatatat
The window above is part of the Symphalangus syndactylus isolate Jambi chromosome 23, NHGRI_mSymSyn1-v2.1_pri, whole genome shotgun sequence genome. Proteins encoded here:
- the LOC129473525 gene encoding small ubiquitin-related modifier 2-like, whose protein sequence is MADEKREEAVKTENNDHINLKVVGQGVSLVHFKINRHTPLNKLMKAYCEAQLEMENEDTIDVFQQQAGGVC